The Acidobacteriota bacterium nucleotide sequence GATGGCATTGCGGACGTCGTCGCGGAAATACGCTTCCGGGCGGCGCCAATAGGCTCCCAGGAAGCCGTCGGTGCAGTCGTGGGGGATGGGGACCTCGTGGACCTCGAGGGGGCCGAGGCGCTGCTCAAGGTCTTCGAGGGTGGGGAAAATGCGGCGGTCGATGGCGAGGATGCGGGGGAAATAATCGGTCAACCAGAAGCCCGAGGACAGGGGATCCCAGGTGAGGATCACCACCCGCCGGCGGGCGACGCGGCGGAGCTCGGCGAGGCCCCGTTGGAGGTCGGGCCAGTGGTGGAGGGTGAGGATGGCCAGGGAGGCGTCGAAGGCCTGATCGGCGAAGGGCAAGGCCACCGCCGAGGCCCGCACCACCGGAGCCGCCTTCTCCTGCCGCTGCTGGATCATGGCGAGCGAGGGCTCCACCGCCACCACCGAGCGATCCTCCGGCTCATAGGAACCAGCGCCGGCGCCGACATTGACCACGCTCCGGGCGTTGCCGAGAGCCTGAAGAACCTGCCGAGCGATCCGCGGA carries:
- a CDS encoding class I SAM-dependent methyltransferase, with amino-acid sequence MELYDTIGDGYRQLRRADPRIARQVLQALGNARSVVNVGAGAGSYEPEDRSVVAVEPSLAMIQQRQEKAAPVVRASAVALPFADQAFDASLAILTLHHWPDLQRGLAELRRVARRRVVILTWDPLSSGFWLTDYFPRILAIDRRIFPTLEDLEQRLGPLEVHEVPIPHDCTDGFLGAYWRRPEAYFRDDVRNAISTFSRLPETAPALTRLQHDLSSGSWLRRHGEVLERTTLDLGYRLVVAEVG